One genomic segment of Alicycliphilus denitrificans K601 includes these proteins:
- the ggt gene encoding gamma-glutamyltransferase: MNFRSTLLAGSLALTLASMVACSSPQPPSAATAQPPAATQTGAAQAAAAAYDFDMDVFHPVAAKNGMVASEQEMASRIGLNILKAGGNAVDAAVAMGFALAVALPNAGNIGGGGFMMVHDARTGRSVALDFREVAPSRATRDMYLDAQGKVIDGKSLYTHYAVGVPGTVAGMEHALKKWGTLPLSKVVAPAVALADKGFPVSETLAKILQQEQKNMGRWPATQAIFWKNGQPLRQGDALVQKDLAQSLRLIGEQGAKAFYEGAIATKIAAEMAPHAGAITLADLKNYKVVEREPVRGSYRGYQIVTMPPPSSGGAHLIQILNMMERWPMNQWGANSANSVHHMAESMKLAYADRSEYLGDPDFVKVPLKGLTSKRYADQLAADINPTQARTAKDIKPGKPQPYESDQTTHFSVVDKAGNAVAVTYTLNTNFGSGIVAKGTGILLNNEMDDFSAKPGVANAYGLVGGDANAVAAGKRPLSSMTPTIVLKDGKPWLVTGSPGGARIITTVLQQVVNAIDFGMNPAEAAATPRFHHQWTPDELRIEKGFSNDTLALLRQWGHNVALKPSMGRTQTIQIRDGMLYGASDPRNPDGQTLGY; encoded by the coding sequence ATGAACTTTCGTTCGACCCTGCTCGCCGGCAGCCTTGCGCTGACCCTTGCCAGCATGGTGGCGTGCAGCAGCCCGCAGCCACCGTCGGCCGCCACGGCGCAGCCACCGGCAGCGACACAGACCGGCGCCGCGCAGGCCGCCGCAGCGGCCTACGACTTCGACATGGACGTGTTCCACCCCGTGGCGGCCAAGAACGGCATGGTGGCCAGCGAGCAGGAGATGGCCTCGCGCATCGGCCTGAACATCCTCAAGGCCGGGGGCAACGCCGTGGATGCCGCCGTGGCCATGGGCTTCGCGCTGGCCGTGGCGCTGCCCAACGCGGGCAACATCGGCGGCGGCGGCTTCATGATGGTGCACGACGCCAGGACGGGCAGGAGCGTGGCACTGGACTTCCGCGAGGTGGCCCCATCCAGGGCCACGCGCGACATGTACCTGGACGCGCAGGGCAAGGTGATCGACGGCAAGTCGCTCTACACCCACTACGCCGTGGGCGTGCCGGGCACGGTGGCGGGCATGGAGCATGCCCTGAAGAAATGGGGCACGCTGCCGCTGTCCAAGGTGGTCGCGCCGGCCGTGGCGCTGGCGGACAAGGGTTTCCCGGTCAGCGAGACCCTGGCCAAAATCCTGCAGCAGGAGCAGAAGAACATGGGCCGCTGGCCCGCCACCCAGGCCATCTTCTGGAAGAACGGCCAGCCGCTCAGGCAAGGCGACGCCCTGGTGCAGAAAGACTTGGCGCAGTCGCTGCGGCTGATCGGCGAGCAGGGCGCCAAGGCCTTCTATGAAGGCGCGATCGCCACGAAGATCGCGGCCGAGATGGCGCCGCACGCGGGCGCGATCACGCTGGCCGACCTGAAGAACTACAAGGTGGTGGAGCGCGAGCCCGTGCGCGGCAGCTACCGCGGCTACCAGATCGTGACCATGCCGCCGCCGTCATCGGGCGGCGCGCACCTGATCCAGATCCTGAACATGATGGAGCGCTGGCCCATGAACCAGTGGGGCGCCAACAGCGCCAACAGCGTGCACCACATGGCAGAGAGCATGAAGCTGGCCTACGCCGACCGCTCCGAGTACCTGGGCGACCCCGACTTCGTGAAGGTGCCGCTCAAGGGCCTGACCTCCAAGCGCTACGCCGACCAGCTCGCCGCCGACATCAACCCCACCCAGGCGCGCACGGCCAAGGACATCAAGCCCGGCAAGCCCCAGCCCTACGAGAGCGACCAGACCACGCACTTCTCGGTGGTGGACAAGGCCGGCAACGCCGTGGCCGTAACTTACACGCTGAACACCAACTTCGGCAGCGGCATCGTCGCCAAGGGCACGGGCATCCTGCTCAACAACGAAATGGACGACTTCTCGGCCAAGCCCGGCGTGGCCAATGCCTACGGCCTGGTGGGCGGCGACGCCAACGCCGTGGCCGCGGGCAAGCGCCCGCTGTCGTCGATGACGCCGACCATCGTGCTCAAGGACGGCAAGCCCTGGCTGGTGACCGGCAGCCCCGGCGGCGCGCGCATCATCACCACGGTGCTGCAGCAGGTGGTCAACGCCATCGACTTCGGCATGAACCCGGCCGAGGCCGCGGCCACGCCGCGCTTCCACCACCAGTGGACACCGGACGAGCTGCGCATAGAGAAGGGCTTCTCGAACGACACCCTGGCCCTGCTGCGCCAGTGGGGGCACAACGTGGCGCTCAAGCCCTCGATGGGCCGCACGCAGACCATCCAGATCCGCGACGGCATGCTCTACGGCGCGTCAGACCCGCGCAACCCCGACGGGCAGACGCTGGGGTATTAG
- the uraH gene encoding hydroxyisourate hydrolase: MGLSTHVLDTMHGCPAAGMAVALYSTQGEQATLIKRLVLNHDGRTDAPLFDNASLRTGTYRLTFDVAAYFKAKGVVLPEPNFLGSVSLDFGIAHADEHYHVPLLVSPWSYSTYRGS, translated from the coding sequence ATGGGCCTCAGCACCCACGTTCTAGACACCATGCACGGCTGCCCCGCTGCGGGCATGGCGGTTGCGCTGTATTCGACCCAGGGCGAGCAGGCCACGCTGATCAAGCGCCTGGTGCTCAACCACGACGGGCGCACGGACGCGCCCCTGTTCGACAACGCCAGCCTGCGCACCGGCACCTACCGGCTGACCTTCGACGTGGCCGCGTACTTCAAGGCCAAGGGTGTGGTGCTGCCCGAGCCCAACTTCCTCGGCAGCGTGAGCCTGGACTTCGGCATCGCCCATGCCGACGAGCATTACCACGTGCCGCTGCTGGTCAGTCCGTGGAGCTATTCCACCTACCGCGGATCCTGA
- a CDS encoding energy transducer TonB codes for MAMVAAIVAACKSGPQAPPPQDSGVPGAAGAAPAAVRASAAATPRAYRQDAARHLYGLNAQRIYQGKLPPLLYAIGVLEVDIDRNGRVTALRWMRAPRHAPEVVAEIERTVRAAAPFPMPARMQRVTYTDTWLWDKSGNFQLDTLTEGQL; via the coding sequence ATGGCGATGGTGGCCGCCATCGTCGCCGCCTGCAAATCGGGCCCGCAAGCGCCGCCGCCGCAGGACAGCGGCGTCCCTGGCGCCGCCGGCGCCGCTCCGGCCGCGGTGCGCGCCTCGGCGGCCGCCACGCCGCGCGCCTACCGCCAGGACGCGGCGCGCCACCTCTACGGCCTGAACGCGCAGCGCATCTACCAGGGCAAGCTGCCGCCGCTGCTGTACGCCATCGGCGTGCTGGAGGTCGACATCGACCGCAACGGCCGCGTGACAGCCCTGCGCTGGATGCGCGCGCCGCGCCACGCGCCCGAAGTGGTGGCCGAGATCGAGCGCACGGTGCGCGCCGCCGCGCCCTTCCCCATGCCCGCGCGCATGCAGCGCGTGACTTACACCGACACCTGGCTGTGGGACAAGTCCGGAAACTTCCAGCTCGACACGCTGACCGAGGGGCAACTTTGA
- the xdhC gene encoding xanthine dehydrogenase accessory protein XdhC produces the protein MTVLDCLLRRIEAAPACLVTVESTQGSVPREPGAWMALFAGDPQPLGTIGGGHLELQAMHEAHERLADHLAGRPARAAVVRRALGPSLGQCCGGVVHLRFECVAAADAPALRRRLAPRLQPVALFGGGHVGHALARVLAPLPFALHWIDSREGVFPPQVDADTVCEHSDPVQAAVPDLAPQSCVLIMSFSHAEDLDIVAACLLRQRERGDLPFIGLIGSRTKWATFRHRLAARGFSNEELAHITCPIGVPGITGKEPEVIAVAVAAQLLQLLPRDLA, from the coding sequence GTGACGGTATTGGATTGTCTGTTGCGGCGCATCGAGGCCGCACCCGCGTGCCTGGTGACGGTGGAGTCTACCCAAGGCTCGGTGCCGCGCGAGCCCGGCGCCTGGATGGCCCTGTTTGCGGGAGATCCGCAGCCGCTGGGCACCATCGGCGGCGGCCATCTGGAACTGCAGGCCATGCATGAGGCGCACGAGCGCCTGGCAGATCACCTGGCCGGCCGCCCGGCGCGAGCGGCCGTGGTGCGCCGGGCGCTGGGCCCCAGCCTAGGCCAGTGCTGCGGCGGCGTGGTGCACCTGCGCTTCGAATGCGTGGCCGCGGCCGACGCGCCGGCCCTGCGCCGGCGCCTAGCGCCGCGATTGCAGCCGGTGGCGCTGTTCGGCGGCGGCCACGTGGGGCACGCGCTGGCGCGCGTGCTGGCGCCGCTGCCGTTCGCGCTGCACTGGATCGACAGCCGCGAGGGCGTATTCCCCCCGCAGGTGGATGCCGATACGGTCTGCGAACATTCCGACCCGGTGCAGGCCGCCGTGCCGGACCTGGCGCCGCAGTCCTGCGTGCTCATCATGAGCTTCAGCCACGCCGAGGACCTGGACATCGTCGCCGCCTGCCTGCTGCGCCAGCGCGAGCGGGGCGACCTGCCCTTCATCGGCCTGATCGGCAGCCGCACCAAGTGGGCCACCTTCCGCCACCGCCTGGCGGCGCGCGGCTTCTCGAACGAGGAGCTCGCGCATATCACCTGCCCGATCGGCGTGCCCGGCATCACGGGCAAGGAGCCCGAGGTGATCGCCGTGGCGGTGGCGGCGCAGCTGTTGCAGTTGCTGCCCAGGGATTTGGCATAA
- a CDS encoding urate hydroxylase PuuD codes for MESYLLDWSNLLLRWLHVITAIAWVGSSFYFVFLDSSLTPPNDERMKRDGVTGELWAVHGGGFYHPVKYNVSPPKLPDHLHWFYWESYTTWLSGFALLTVSYLWNAGIYLVSPSNPLMPPSMAIVAALAFLVVFWLLYDGICRVFGQKDKGDAIVGALVLVLVCIAAWLACHIFPGQAAFLLMGAMLATSMSANVFFWIIPGQRKVVAALKAGQPVDPIHGKRGKQRSVHNTYFTLPVLFAMLSNHYGWLYNHPRNWLVLILMMFAGAAIRQFFVMRHGFKLGRNAHPWPYAAVGVVVLLGVLGWLRPAPQAAVAAQAGAAPAAAGYEQLHAVMQKHCVVCHSASTVAQKNVKFDTPEEVKGHAQQIYQQVVQLRKMPFGNPGALTDEERNTFKRWYEGGAPVAP; via the coding sequence ATGGAAAGCTACCTTCTGGACTGGTCCAATCTGCTCTTGCGCTGGCTGCACGTCATCACCGCCATCGCCTGGGTGGGCTCGTCGTTCTATTTCGTGTTCCTGGACAGCAGTCTCACGCCCCCGAACGACGAGCGCATGAAGCGCGACGGCGTGACCGGCGAGCTGTGGGCCGTGCACGGCGGCGGGTTCTATCACCCGGTCAAATACAACGTCTCGCCGCCCAAGCTGCCGGACCACCTGCACTGGTTCTACTGGGAGAGCTACACCACCTGGCTCAGCGGGTTCGCGCTGCTCACCGTGTCGTACCTGTGGAACGCCGGCATCTACCTGGTGAGCCCGTCCAACCCGCTCATGCCGCCCTCCATGGCCATCGTGGCGGCGTTGGCCTTCCTGGTGGTGTTCTGGCTGCTCTACGACGGCATCTGCCGCGTCTTCGGCCAGAAGGACAAGGGCGACGCCATCGTGGGCGCGCTGGTTCTGGTGCTGGTGTGCATCGCGGCCTGGCTCGCCTGCCACATCTTCCCCGGCCAGGCGGCCTTCCTGCTCATGGGCGCCATGCTGGCCACGTCCATGAGCGCCAACGTGTTCTTCTGGATCATTCCCGGCCAGCGCAAGGTGGTCGCGGCGCTCAAGGCCGGCCAGCCGGTGGACCCCATCCACGGCAAGCGCGGCAAGCAGCGCAGCGTGCACAACACCTACTTCACGCTGCCCGTGCTGTTCGCCATGCTGTCCAACCACTACGGCTGGCTCTACAACCACCCGCGCAACTGGCTGGTGCTTATCCTGATGATGTTCGCCGGCGCCGCCATCCGCCAGTTCTTCGTGATGCGCCATGGCTTCAAGCTGGGCCGCAACGCCCATCCCTGGCCCTATGCGGCCGTGGGCGTTGTGGTCCTGCTGGGCGTGCTGGGCTGGCTCAGGCCCGCACCGCAGGCCGCGGTCGCGGCGCAGGCCGGCGCAGCGCCGGCCGCCGCTGGCTACGAGCAACTGCACGCCGTCATGCAGAAGCACTGCGTGGTCTGCCACAGCGCCAGCACGGTTGCGCAGAAGAACGTGAAGTTCGACACCCCCGAGGAGGTCAAGGGCCACGCGCAGCAGATCTACCAGCAGGTCGTGCAGCTGCGCAAGATGCCCTTCGGCAACCCCGGCGCGCTGACCGACGAGGAGCGCAACACCTTCAAGCGCTGGTACGAAGGCGGCGCGCCGGTCGCGCCCTGA
- the dcd gene encoding dCTP deaminase — protein sequence MSIKSDKWIRRMAEQHGMIEPFEPGQVRESEGRKIISYGTSSYGYDIRCAREFKVFTNIHSTVVDPKNFDEKSFVDFEGDYCIIPPNSFALARTVEYFRIPRDVLTVCLGKSTYARCGIIVNVTPFEPEWEGYVTLEFSNTTPLPAKIYAGEGCAQVLFFQGDEECAVSYKDRNGKYQGQHGVTLPKA from the coding sequence ATGAGCATCAAGAGCGACAAATGGATCCGCCGCATGGCCGAGCAGCACGGCATGATCGAGCCCTTCGAGCCCGGCCAGGTGCGCGAGAGCGAGGGCCGCAAGATCATCAGCTACGGCACCAGCAGCTACGGCTACGACATCCGCTGCGCGCGCGAATTCAAGGTCTTCACCAACATCCACAGCACCGTGGTGGACCCGAAGAACTTCGACGAGAAGAGCTTCGTCGATTTCGAGGGCGACTACTGCATCATCCCGCCCAACAGCTTCGCGCTGGCGCGCACGGTGGAATACTTCCGCATCCCGCGCGACGTGCTCACCGTGTGCCTGGGCAAGAGCACCTACGCGCGCTGCGGCATCATCGTCAACGTCACGCCCTTCGAGCCCGAGTGGGAGGGCTACGTGACGCTGGAGTTCAGCAACACCACGCCGCTGCCCGCCAAGATCTACGCGGGCGAGGGCTGCGCGCAGGTGCTGTTCTTCCAGGGCGACGAGGAATGCGCCGTGAGCTACAAGGACCGCAACGGCAAGTACCAGGGCCAGCACGGCGTGACGCTGCCCAAGGCCTGA
- a CDS encoding neutral zinc metallopeptidase — MKWEGNRESDNVEDRRSGGGGGFVGGRSIGIGTVVLALIGWGVFGINPLTTIGVLSGGGAPQEQQAPAQRPPANDRQAAFVSTVLASTEDVWAQIFRQGGAQYRDPKLVLYRGATPTACGTGQSAMGPFYCPGDQKVYLDMDFFDTMSRQLGAPGEFARAYVIAHEVGHHVQTLLGATAKVDGMRGRVSQREQNALSVRLELQADCYAGIWAHHSQQAKNWMDQGDIESAVNAAEQIGDDTLQRQQTGTVRPDAFTHGSSAQRVRWFTQGLKTGSVQACDTFRAQSL, encoded by the coding sequence ATGAAATGGGAAGGCAACCGCGAATCGGACAACGTGGAGGACCGCCGCAGCGGTGGCGGCGGCGGCTTCGTGGGCGGGCGCTCCATCGGCATCGGCACGGTGGTGCTGGCGCTGATCGGCTGGGGCGTGTTCGGCATCAACCCGCTCACCACCATCGGCGTGCTGTCGGGCGGCGGCGCGCCCCAGGAGCAGCAGGCGCCGGCGCAGCGGCCGCCGGCCAATGACCGCCAGGCAGCCTTCGTCTCCACCGTGCTGGCCTCGACCGAAGACGTGTGGGCGCAGATCTTCCGCCAGGGCGGGGCGCAGTACCGCGACCCCAAGCTGGTGCTCTACCGCGGCGCGACGCCCACGGCCTGCGGCACGGGGCAGAGCGCCATGGGGCCGTTCTACTGCCCCGGCGACCAGAAGGTGTACCTGGACATGGACTTCTTCGACACCATGAGCCGCCAGCTCGGCGCGCCGGGCGAGTTCGCGCGCGCCTACGTGATCGCCCACGAGGTGGGCCACCACGTGCAGACCCTGCTGGGCGCCACGGCCAAGGTGGACGGCATGCGCGGACGCGTGAGCCAGCGCGAGCAGAACGCGCTGTCGGTGCGGCTGGAGCTGCAGGCCGACTGCTATGCTGGCATCTGGGCCCACCACTCGCAGCAGGCCAAGAACTGGATGGACCAGGGCGACATCGAATCGGCCGTGAACGCCGCCGAGCAGATCGGCGACGACACGCTGCAGCGCCAGCAGACGGGCACCGTGCGGCCCGACGCCTTCACCCATGGCTCCAGCGCGCAGCGCGTGCGCTGGTTCACGCAGGGCCTGAAGACCGGCAGCGTGCAGGCCTGCGACACGTTCCGGGCGCAGTCACTGTAG
- a CDS encoding DEAD/DEAH box helicase yields the protein MTQPYSTLALAEPLKRAVADMGYENMTPIQAQAIPVVLTGKDVMGAAQTGTGKTAAFSLPLLQRLLKHENSSASPARHPVRALVLLPTRELADQVAQQIAMYAKYTKLRSTVVFGGMDMKPQTAELKKGVEVLVATPGRLLDHIEAKNAVLNQVEYVVLDEADRMLDIGFLPDLQRILSYLPKQRTTLLFSATFSPEIKRLAGSYLQDPVTIEVARPNETASTVEQRFFSVQDDDKRRAIRHVLTERGLKQAFIFVNSKLGCARLARSLERDGLKTAALHGDKSQDERLKALEAFKSGDVDLLVCTDVAARGLDIKDVPAVFNHDVPFNAEDYVHRIGRTGRAGASGLAVTLVGSGDARLVADIEKLIKKKVELEPLELQEERPRGRFNDGRRAWREEGGDAPRSGGRERGGYRGAPAVVRDAFFDKPYEPSATGSGAASWEVAPKAAVARGSISANIKHKRKLPALFKAPQPEAEPSAQ from the coding sequence ATGACACAACCCTACTCCACCCTTGCGCTGGCCGAACCGCTCAAGCGCGCCGTAGCCGATATGGGCTACGAGAACATGACCCCGATCCAGGCCCAGGCGATCCCCGTGGTGCTGACGGGCAAGGACGTGATGGGCGCCGCGCAGACCGGCACCGGCAAGACGGCTGCGTTCTCGCTTCCGCTGCTGCAACGCCTGCTCAAGCACGAGAACAGCTCCGCCTCGCCCGCGCGCCACCCCGTGCGCGCCCTGGTGCTGCTGCCCACGCGCGAGCTGGCGGACCAGGTGGCGCAGCAGATCGCCATGTACGCCAAGTACACCAAGCTGCGCAGCACCGTGGTGTTCGGCGGCATGGACATGAAGCCGCAGACCGCCGAGCTCAAGAAGGGCGTCGAGGTGCTGGTGGCCACGCCGGGGCGGCTGCTCGACCACATCGAGGCCAAGAACGCGGTGCTCAACCAGGTCGAGTACGTGGTGCTCGACGAGGCCGACCGCATGCTGGACATCGGCTTCCTGCCCGACCTGCAGCGCATCCTTTCGTACCTGCCCAAGCAGCGCACCACGCTGCTGTTTTCGGCCACGTTCTCGCCCGAGATCAAGCGCCTGGCGGGCAGCTACCTGCAGGATCCCGTCACCATCGAGGTGGCGCGCCCCAACGAGACGGCCTCCACCGTGGAGCAGCGCTTCTTCAGCGTGCAGGACGACGACAAGCGCCGCGCCATCCGCCACGTGCTGACCGAGCGCGGGCTCAAGCAGGCCTTCATCTTCGTCAACAGCAAGCTCGGCTGCGCCCGCCTGGCGCGCAGCCTGGAGCGCGACGGCCTGAAGACCGCGGCGCTGCACGGCGACAAGAGCCAGGACGAGCGCCTCAAGGCCCTGGAGGCCTTCAAGAGCGGCGACGTGGACCTGCTGGTGTGCACCGACGTGGCGGCGCGGGGCCTGGACATCAAGGACGTGCCGGCCGTGTTCAACCACGACGTGCCGTTCAACGCCGAGGACTACGTGCACCGCATCGGCCGCACGGGGCGCGCGGGCGCATCGGGCCTGGCCGTCACGCTGGTCGGCAGCGGCGATGCGCGCCTGGTGGCCGACATCGAGAAGCTCATCAAGAAGAAGGTCGAGCTCGAACCGCTGGAACTGCAGGAAGAGCGCCCGCGCGGGCGCTTCAACGATGGCCGGCGCGCCTGGCGCGAGGAGGGCGGCGACGCCCCCCGCAGCGGCGGCCGCGAGCGCGGCGGCTACCGCGGCGCACCGGCCGTGGTGCGCGACGCCTTCTTCGACAAGCCCTACGAGCCCAGCGCCACCGGCAGCGGTGCGGCGAGCTGGGAGGTGGCCCCCAAGGCGGCCGTGGCGCGCGGCAGCATCTCCGCCAACATCAAGCACAAGCGCAAGCTGCCGGCCCTGTTCAAGGCGCCCCAGCCCGAGGCCGAGCCTTCGGCCCAGTGA
- a CDS encoding nitrous oxide reductase accessory protein NosL, whose amino-acid sequence MLAMSALAALAASAPWSVPAVRKALAPQAAPAPAPDVCIVAPPTHYDPASGLPPTAARAIPADARCPVCGMFPARSREWAAQVIFDNGDAQFFDSPLSLFMYLQDVARYSPGRSAESIVAHYVTDASAPAGDGGARWIDALGAYYVHGSSARGPMRAGNLPAFATREAAQAFAAQRGGTELAFGAIDAALIAELAGRGGHVHQH is encoded by the coding sequence ATGCTGGCCATGAGCGCGCTCGCGGCCCTGGCGGCCAGCGCGCCGTGGAGCGTACCCGCGGTGCGCAAGGCACTCGCGCCCCAGGCGGCACCGGCACCGGCACCGGACGTGTGCATCGTCGCCCCGCCCACGCACTACGACCCCGCCTCGGGCCTGCCGCCCACGGCGGCGCGCGCCATACCGGCGGACGCCCGCTGCCCCGTCTGCGGCATGTTCCCGGCGCGCTCGCGCGAATGGGCAGCGCAGGTCATCTTCGACAACGGCGACGCGCAGTTCTTCGACTCGCCGCTGTCGCTGTTCATGTACCTGCAGGACGTGGCGCGCTACAGCCCCGGCCGCAGCGCCGAGAGCATCGTGGCCCACTACGTCACCGATGCCTCCGCGCCCGCGGGGGACGGCGGCGCGCGCTGGATCGACGCCCTGGGCGCCTACTACGTGCACGGATCGTCGGCCAGGGGGCCGATGCGCGCGGGCAACCTGCCCGCCTTCGCCACGCGCGAGGCCGCCCAGGCCTTCGCCGCGCAGCGCGGCGGCACGGAGCTGGCCTTCGGCGCGATCGACGCGGCGCTGATCGCGGAACTGGCCGGCAGAGGCGGCCACGTCCACCAGCACTGA
- a CDS encoding nitrous oxide reductase accessory protein NosL has product MTTCSCLTRRRALGLAAFTVLLAACGDKPGEAQSLAPVEIDRSTSCELDGMLLSDYPGPKAQIHYAGQDKPAFFCDTVELFNTLLAGEQVRPVRAVYVQDMGQASWDEPKGHWIDAKAAVYVLGSKRHGSMGPTIASFAQEADATRFAGEYGGKVLRFADIKLDMVDLSGGALHDTRM; this is encoded by the coding sequence ATGACGACCTGTTCCTGCCTCACCCGCCGCCGCGCGCTGGGCCTGGCCGCCTTCACCGTCCTGCTGGCCGCCTGCGGCGACAAGCCCGGTGAGGCGCAATCGCTCGCTCCCGTGGAGATCGACCGCTCCACCTCCTGCGAGCTCGACGGCATGCTGCTCTCCGACTACCCCGGCCCCAAGGCGCAGATCCACTACGCCGGCCAGGACAAGCCCGCCTTCTTCTGCGACACGGTGGAGCTGTTCAACACCCTGCTCGCGGGCGAGCAGGTGCGGCCCGTGCGCGCCGTCTACGTGCAGGACATGGGCCAGGCCAGCTGGGACGAGCCCAAGGGCCATTGGATAGACGCCAAGGCGGCCGTCTACGTGCTGGGCAGCAAGCGCCACGGCTCCATGGGCCCGACCATCGCCAGCTTCGCCCAGGAGGCCGACGCCACCAGGTTCGCCGGCGAGTACGGCGGCAAGGTGCTGCGCTTCGCCGACATCAAGCTGGACATGGTGGACCTGAGCGGCGGCGCGCTGCACGACACGCGCATGTAA
- a CDS encoding ABC transporter permease codes for MELTPILTVAAKEFRDRMRNRWVLAVALVFTVFSLVIAYFGGAQQGQVGFRSIEFTIASLVSLVIYLIPLIALLLGFDAIVGERERGSLDLLLALPITRLELLLGKYLGLAAALALSTVAGFGLVAVLLWRHMSANALFHYGGFMLSSVLLGLAFLSLAVLISVLARERTRASGLAIATWFFFVLVFDLLLLGLLVTTGGQFAGDAFAWLLLLNPADVFRILNVFSLEDVRTLYGLASVVPASLGNPLIMGGVMAAWIVLPLALAQWRFKP; via the coding sequence ATGGAATTGACCCCCATCCTCACCGTCGCCGCGAAGGAATTCCGCGACCGCATGCGCAACCGCTGGGTGCTGGCCGTCGCGCTCGTCTTCACCGTGTTCTCGCTCGTCATCGCCTACTTCGGCGGCGCGCAGCAGGGCCAGGTGGGCTTTCGCTCCATCGAGTTCACCATCGCCAGCCTGGTCAGCCTGGTCATCTACCTGATCCCGCTGATCGCCCTGCTACTGGGCTTCGACGCCATCGTCGGCGAGCGCGAGCGCGGCTCGCTCGACCTGCTGCTGGCCCTGCCGATCACGCGGCTGGAGCTGCTGCTGGGCAAATACCTGGGGCTGGCCGCCGCACTCGCCCTCTCCACCGTGGCCGGCTTCGGCCTGGTGGCCGTGCTGCTGTGGCGCCACATGAGCGCCAACGCGCTGTTCCACTACGGCGGCTTCATGCTCAGCTCGGTGCTGCTGGGCCTGGCGTTCCTGAGCCTGGCGGTGCTCATCTCGGTGCTGGCGCGCGAGCGCACCCGCGCCTCGGGCCTGGCCATCGCTACCTGGTTCTTCTTCGTGCTGGTGTTCGACCTGCTGCTGCTGGGCCTGCTCGTGACCACCGGCGGGCAGTTCGCGGGCGACGCCTTCGCCTGGCTGCTGCTGCTCAACCCCGCGGACGTGTTCCGCATCCTCAACGTGTTCTCGCTCGAGGACGTGCGCACCCTCTACGGCCTGGCCAGCGTCGTGCCCGCATCGCTGGGCAACCCTTTGATCATGGGCGGCGTGATGGCCGCCTGGATCGTGCTGCCGCTCGCTCTTGCCCAATGGAGATTCAAGCCATGA
- a CDS encoding ABC transporter ATP-binding protein: protein MAISLRGVHKHFGALHAVDGVDLDIPPGELFGLIGHNGAGKSTLFKMMLGLLAPTAGSILVAGTPVGGRHFRAARRQLGYLPENVVLYDNLDGLETLHFFARLKGAPLQDCPAMLEKVGLAHAGKRPVREYSKGMRQRLGFAQALLGKPRVLFLDEPTNGLDPQAIRDFYATLRDLQAGGVTVIITSHILAELQERVDRLAILASGQVQAVGSVQELRERTGLPLIVEVDMAPEDCHEALHALLATTGAKPAQTPTGLQLQCARTHKMAVLAALAPLGARVRDLRLQEPSLEDMFFGLSA, encoded by the coding sequence ATGGCCATCTCCCTGCGCGGCGTGCACAAGCACTTCGGCGCGCTGCATGCCGTCGACGGCGTCGATCTGGACATTCCCCCGGGCGAACTCTTCGGCCTGATCGGCCACAACGGCGCGGGCAAGAGTACGCTGTTCAAGATGATGCTGGGCCTGCTCGCGCCCACCGCGGGCTCCATCCTGGTGGCCGGCACGCCCGTGGGCGGGCGGCACTTCCGCGCCGCGCGCAGGCAGCTCGGCTACCTGCCGGAAAACGTCGTGCTGTACGACAACCTCGACGGCCTGGAGACGCTGCACTTCTTCGCGCGCCTGAAGGGCGCGCCGCTGCAGGACTGCCCGGCCATGCTGGAGAAGGTGGGCCTGGCGCACGCAGGCAAGCGCCCGGTGCGCGAATACTCCAAAGGCATGCGCCAGCGCCTGGGGTTCGCCCAGGCCCTGCTCGGCAAGCCCCGCGTGCTGTTCCTCGACGAGCCCACCAACGGCTTGGACCCCCAGGCGATCCGCGACTTCTACGCCACGCTGCGCGACCTGCAGGCCGGCGGCGTCACCGTCATCATCACCTCGCACATCCTCGCCGAGCTGCAGGAGCGCGTCGACCGCCTGGCCATCCTGGCCTCGGGCCAGGTGCAGGCGGTGGGCAGCGTGCAGGAGCTGCGCGAGCGCACGGGCCTGCCGCTCATCGTGGAGGTGGACATGGCCCCCGAAGACTGCCACGAGGCCCTGCACGCCCTGCTCGCGACCACGGGCGCCAAGCCCGCGCAGACGCCCACGGGCCTGCAGCTGCAGTGCGCGCGCACGCACAAGATGGCCGTGCTCGCCGCCCTCGCCCCCCTGGGCGCGCGCGTGCGCGACCTGCGCCTGCAGGAGCCCTCGCTCGAAGACATGTTCTTCGGTCTTTCCGCCTGA